ACGTGGCGGCGCCGAGGCCGGCCCGATCGAGGCCGCGCCGCACGAAGCCCTCCTCGGCCGCGTCGTAGAGGCCGGTCAGGCGCAACCCGCGACCTCGGGGTCCGAGCAGTTCGAGGTAGTGCCCGATGTTGGTGACGCCACCCATCGGCAGCACCCGTACGCCCTCGCCGGCCAGATCCCGTCCTCGACGCCCGGCGAGCGTCTCCACCGCGGCCCGGTCGCTGGCACCCTCCACCAGCAGCACGGCCCGGGCGTCGAGCAGGGTGGCCATCTCGATCCGCACCCTCACCTCCCGGCCGGTCCCGCCCATCATGCCGGATGCCACCGTGCCGGTGGAGACGCGGACCGGTTGGCGCGGCCGTAACCGCCGGTCAGCTACGGGAACGCGGCAGGCAGCACTTCTTGTACTTGAGGCCCGACCCGCACCAGCAGGCGTCGTTGCGCTCCGGCGGCCACGGAACCAGCGCGCCGGGCCGGGCCTCGATTTCCCGCGCGTACCCGGCCCGCAGCTGCGGATCGGTCACCTCGCCGCCCTGCCGCCCGGCGTAGCCGGTCAGCCCGTCCACCGACGCGCGGAGCACGTGCAGCCCGCTGCGGCCGGTGCCCGCCAACCGCACCATCTCCTTCTCCAGCCGGGCCCGGTGCCCGTCCCAGTCCGATCCGTACGCCTCGGTGAGCGCGGTCTGCTCGGCGCGCAGGCGACCGAACTCGTCCTCGGGGAAGAACAACAGGTCCGGCGCGTCCGTCGAGCGTTGCTCGGCCCGGCGGAGCAGCTGCGCCTCCAGCCGGTCGGCCAGGTCGTCGTGGCGGTCGTGCGGCAGGTTCAGGTCACGGCGCACCCGGTGGCGCTGCTGGAGGAGGAAGAACAGCACGCCGGGCGCCTCCGGCGGGCCCACCTCCGCCGCCCGCTCGGCGACGGACCCGCCCTCCTCGGGCGCCCCGGCGGTCGTACGCTGGCCGAGCAGCGTGTCGACGGCCTCGGTCAACCACTCGTCGGCGACCGACGAGCGGCTCCCGGCGTCCAGCGCCGCGCTCAGGTAGGCGGGCGCGTCGGGCTGCTCGACCAGGAGCGGGCGCAGCTCGGTCAGCTCCGCCATTGCCTCGTCCTCCCGGCCGCCGAGGCGGAACAGGATCCGGGCCCGCAGCGCCCGGGCGAAGCCGGCCCGCGCATCGTCCCCGACGGCGTACGCCGCCACGGCCTGGTCGGCGTACCGCAGCGCGGCGTCGAGGCGGGACCGGACCTCGGCGATCTCGGCGGCCAGGGCCAGCGCCCGGCCGGCGTCCTGCGGATCCGCGAGTCGGCCCCGTTCCACCGCGTCGGCCAGTTCGGCGGCGACGCCGAGCGGATTCGCCGCCCCGAGCGCCGAGCCACGCACATCGTCGAGGTCGGCGCTGGTCAGTAGGTTCTTCGTCGGCACGATGCCACCGTACGTCCGGGAGTGTGCGGCGCACGGCTTGATCACCTGTTCCGTACGTCTCAGGTCCACCCGGCCCGCCACCACCACGTCCAGCCTGGTTCAGCCCTGCCGGCTCTTCCACTGGGGGTTGGCCCGGTTCACCACGGCCACCCGGCCGCGCCGGCGCACCACCACCGAACCCGGCTTCTGCTTCAGCGACCGCAGTGAGCTACGTACCTTCATGTCCGACTCTCCTCGGCTCGGGTCGTGCCTCTTCCGCCGTACGCAGGGAAAAACGCGGGCCCGCGCGGTGGGATTCCCGGTGCGACGGGCCCGGCTACTCGGCGGGGCGGTGGGCG
This is a stretch of genomic DNA from Micromonospora sp. WMMD1082. It encodes these proteins:
- a CDS encoding 50S ribosomal protein L36 is translated as MKVRSSLRSLKQKPGSVVVRRRGRVAVVNRANPQWKSRQG
- a CDS encoding SEC-C domain-containing protein encodes the protein MPTKNLLTSADLDDVRGSALGAANPLGVAAELADAVERGRLADPQDAGRALALAAEIAEVRSRLDAALRYADQAVAAYAVGDDARAGFARALRARILFRLGGREDEAMAELTELRPLLVEQPDAPAYLSAALDAGSRSSVADEWLTEAVDTLLGQRTTAGAPEEGGSVAERAAEVGPPEAPGVLFFLLQQRHRVRRDLNLPHDRHDDLADRLEAQLLRRAEQRSTDAPDLLFFPEDEFGRLRAEQTALTEAYGSDWDGHRARLEKEMVRLAGTGRSGLHVLRASVDGLTGYAGRQGGEVTDPQLRAGYAREIEARPGALVPWPPERNDACWCGSGLKYKKCCLPRSRS